The Catenuloplanes niger genome includes a window with the following:
- a CDS encoding ABC transporter permease, protein MAYDEPAYRRRDGETDSTARVTGGYGQPETGYRPEGSHRRDEQYPPQYAATAETRVPEHAEAPRVSLGDAFDDPSHGEVGRDRMAVHFLWEFVLLVAGAGLAYLLYAGQPDAVTGAGLDTLLVQGATLGLLALGAGATLRTAAPNLAIGPVAVASALHFAENGDGGVLQAAGVALVIGLVGGLILALVVVGFHVPGWAASLAAALGVIVYIQLRPGPVAVQGDYDPTRHAVYLFGGFAALAVIGGLLGLIKNVRRTVGRFRPVGDPADRRGVGGAVVTTLAIVFSTVLAVGAGVLLAAGSPDPVVPSVGLEWTGLALGAALVGGTSAFGRRGGVLGTLLAVVVLTLFLRYQDLESWDISTYATAAVAVGGGLVVTRLVETFGRPAPAPDTQWTEPPAATTWQAPPAEPNPAPRTDPWDSSRWGS, encoded by the coding sequence ATGGCGTACGACGAGCCGGCCTACCGGCGGCGTGACGGCGAGACCGACTCCACGGCGAGGGTGACGGGCGGCTACGGGCAGCCGGAGACCGGTTACCGGCCCGAGGGCAGTCACCGCCGCGACGAGCAGTACCCGCCGCAGTACGCCGCCACGGCCGAGACGCGCGTCCCGGAGCACGCGGAGGCGCCGCGCGTCTCGCTCGGCGACGCGTTCGACGACCCGAGCCACGGCGAGGTCGGCCGCGACCGGATGGCCGTCCATTTCCTCTGGGAGTTCGTGCTGCTGGTGGCCGGCGCCGGCCTCGCCTACCTGCTCTACGCCGGCCAGCCGGACGCGGTGACCGGTGCCGGGCTGGACACGCTGCTGGTGCAGGGCGCCACGCTCGGTCTGCTCGCGCTCGGCGCCGGCGCCACGCTGCGCACCGCCGCGCCGAACCTGGCGATCGGCCCGGTCGCGGTCGCGTCCGCGCTGCACTTCGCGGAGAACGGCGACGGCGGCGTGCTCCAGGCGGCCGGCGTGGCGCTGGTCATCGGTCTGGTCGGCGGCCTGATCCTGGCGCTGGTGGTGGTCGGCTTCCACGTGCCGGGCTGGGCCGCGAGCCTGGCCGCCGCGCTCGGCGTGATCGTCTACATCCAGCTGCGGCCCGGCCCGGTGGCCGTGCAGGGCGACTACGACCCGACCAGGCACGCGGTCTACCTGTTCGGTGGCTTCGCGGCGCTGGCGGTCATCGGCGGGCTGCTCGGCCTGATCAAGAACGTGCGGCGGACCGTGGGCCGGTTCCGGCCGGTCGGCGACCCGGCGGACCGGCGCGGCGTGGGTGGCGCGGTGGTGACCACCCTCGCGATCGTGTTCTCCACCGTCCTCGCGGTGGGGGCGGGCGTGCTGCTGGCCGCGGGCAGCCCCGATCCGGTCGTACCGTCGGTGGGTCTGGAATGGACCGGCCTGGCGCTCGGCGCGGCGCTGGTCGGCGGCACCTCGGCGTTCGGCCGGCGCGGTGGCGTCCTCGGCACGCTGCTCGCGGTCGTCGTGCTCACCCTGTTCCTGCGCTACCAGGACCTGGAGAGCTGGGACATCTCCACCTACGCCACGGCCGCGGTGGCGGTCGGCGGCGGTCTGGTGGTGACGCGCCTGGTGGAGACGTTCGGCCGGCCCGCGCCGGCGCCGGACACCCAGTGGACCGAGCCACCGGCCGCGACGACCTGGCAGGCCCCGCCGGCGGAGCCGAACCCGGCTCCGCGCACCGACCCGTGGGACAGTTCCCGCTGGGGATCCTGA
- the folB gene encoding dihydroneopterin aldolase gives MTDRITLRGLRVRGHHGVYDFERAEGQDFLIDVELELDLARAAASDDVTDTVHYGELAERLVAITAGEPVNLIETLADRLAAACLADDRVAAATVTVHKPQAPIPHEFADVAVTLRRSRP, from the coding sequence ATGACCGACCGGATCACGCTGCGCGGGCTGCGGGTACGCGGCCACCACGGCGTCTACGACTTCGAGCGGGCCGAGGGCCAGGACTTCCTGATCGACGTGGAGCTGGAGCTGGACCTGGCCCGCGCGGCCGCCTCCGACGACGTGACGGACACCGTGCACTACGGCGAACTGGCCGAGCGGCTCGTCGCGATCACGGCGGGCGAGCCGGTGAACCTGATCGAGACGCTCGCCGACCGGCTGGCCGCCGCGTGCCTGGCGGACGACCGGGTAGCGGCCGCGACGGTCACCGTGCACAAGCCGCAGGCCCCGATCCCGCACGAGTTCGCGGACGTCGCGGTGACGCTGCGCCGGAGCCGTCCATGA
- a CDS encoding ABC transporter permease: MNAINQAILWLNDPLNWSNPGGILDRLGEHLWISFAAVLIGCLVAWPVGLWLGHTGRGGGVVVLISNVTLAIPTVALLTILPLTPLGFGQRPVILALAVFAVPPLLANAYTGVRQVDPEARDAARGMGLSGRQLLTRVELPLAVPYLATGFRTASVQVVATAALASFVNGGGLGQIISAGFGLGMSVGGGQILAGALLVGLLALGIEGLLALVERALTPRPLRRPGRFRRRPATA; this comes from the coding sequence ATGAACGCGATCAACCAGGCGATTCTCTGGCTCAACGACCCGCTGAACTGGTCCAACCCCGGCGGGATCCTGGACCGGCTGGGCGAGCACCTGTGGATCTCGTTCGCCGCGGTGCTGATCGGCTGCCTGGTCGCCTGGCCGGTCGGGCTCTGGCTCGGGCACACCGGGCGCGGCGGCGGCGTGGTCGTGTTGATCTCCAACGTGACGCTGGCGATCCCCACGGTCGCGCTGCTGACCATCCTGCCGCTGACGCCGCTCGGCTTCGGCCAGCGACCGGTGATCCTGGCGCTGGCCGTGTTCGCGGTGCCGCCGCTGCTGGCCAACGCGTACACCGGCGTGCGGCAGGTCGACCCGGAGGCCCGGGACGCCGCACGCGGCATGGGTCTGTCCGGTCGTCAGCTGCTCACCCGGGTGGAGCTGCCGCTGGCCGTGCCGTACCTGGCGACCGGCTTCCGGACCGCGTCCGTGCAGGTGGTGGCCACCGCGGCGCTGGCGTCGTTCGTGAACGGCGGCGGGCTCGGCCAGATCATCAGCGCCGGGTTCGGGCTCGGCATGTCGGTCGGTGGCGGTCAGATCCTGGCCGGCGCGCTGCTGGTGGGGTTGCTCGCGCTCGGCATCGAAGGACTGCTGGCGCTGGTGGAGCGGGCCCTGACGCCCCGGCCGCTGCGCCGTCCCGGACGGTTCCGTCGTCGACCGGCGACCGCCTGA
- a CDS encoding ABC transporter ATP-binding protein, with product MEPTVDGGQKAATITLDQVSKTFDDGTKAVRSLDLEIGAGELAVLIGPSGCGKSTVLRMINRLIEPTGGRLLIDGEDVTKLDPVQLRRRIGYVIQNVGLFPHQTIRTNVGTVPTLLGWPKARVRARSDELLELVGLDPSVYGGRYPKELSGGQRQRVGVARALAADPVVLLMDEPFSAVDPIVRARLQEEFLRLQAEVRKTIVLVTHDLDEAVRLGDRIAVLSQGGHLEQFAAPAALLGEPASDFVREFVGTDRAIRRLSVTKVSAEMLEPAGAATGLPDADLGGTLYDALARMLGAGTDRVRIVSDGREVGVLTRDRLFS from the coding sequence GTGGAACCTACCGTGGACGGCGGGCAGAAGGCCGCCACCATCACGCTCGACCAGGTCAGCAAGACCTTCGACGACGGTACGAAGGCGGTGCGCTCGCTCGACCTGGAGATCGGGGCCGGCGAGCTGGCGGTGCTGATCGGCCCGTCGGGGTGCGGCAAGTCGACCGTACTGCGGATGATCAACCGGTTGATCGAGCCGACCGGCGGGCGGCTGCTGATCGACGGCGAGGACGTCACGAAGCTCGACCCGGTGCAACTGCGGCGCCGGATCGGCTACGTCATCCAGAACGTCGGCCTGTTCCCGCACCAGACCATCCGGACCAACGTCGGCACCGTACCCACGCTGCTCGGCTGGCCGAAGGCACGGGTGCGGGCGCGGTCGGACGAGCTGCTGGAACTGGTCGGCCTGGACCCCTCGGTCTACGGCGGCCGCTATCCCAAGGAGCTCTCCGGTGGCCAGCGGCAGCGCGTCGGCGTGGCCCGCGCGCTCGCGGCCGACCCGGTGGTGCTGCTGATGGACGAGCCGTTCTCCGCGGTCGACCCGATCGTCCGGGCCCGGCTGCAGGAGGAGTTCCTGCGCCTGCAGGCCGAGGTGCGCAAGACGATCGTGCTGGTCACCCACGACCTGGACGAGGCGGTGCGGCTCGGCGACCGGATCGCGGTGCTCTCCCAGGGCGGCCACCTGGAGCAGTTCGCGGCGCCGGCCGCGCTGCTCGGCGAGCCGGCGTCGGACTTCGTCCGCGAGTTCGTCGGCACCGACCGGGCGATCCGCCGGCTGTCCGTCACGAAGGTCAGCGCGGAGATGCTGGAGCCGGCCGGTGCGGCGACCGGGCTGCCGGACGCGGATCTGGGCGGCACGCTCTACGACGCGCTGGCCCGGATGCTCGGCGCCGGCACCGACCGGGTCCGGATCGTCTCGGACGGGCGCGAGGTCGGCGTGCTGACCCGCGACAGGCTGTTCTCGTAG
- a CDS encoding DUF3180 domain-containing protein: protein MGPTRASTLLVAALAAAAVGWLLISGLYYGEHGVSVPWLPTVTIAALAVLEAYLAYNTRSRIERRPGQEPVEPLAVARFAVLAKASSAAGAIYAGFSGAMLVWLLIETTRAAEEDRPSAAGGLIASIALIAAALWLERACRVPDRDDDASGSGRKP, encoded by the coding sequence ATGGGCCCGACTCGGGCCTCCACCCTCCTGGTCGCCGCGCTGGCGGCGGCCGCGGTCGGGTGGTTGCTGATCAGTGGTCTCTACTACGGCGAGCACGGCGTCTCTGTTCCGTGGCTGCCGACCGTCACGATCGCCGCGCTGGCCGTCCTCGAGGCGTACCTGGCGTACAACACGCGCTCCCGGATCGAGCGCCGGCCCGGGCAGGAACCGGTCGAGCCGCTGGCCGTGGCGCGGTTCGCGGTGCTGGCCAAGGCGTCCTCGGCGGCCGGTGCGATCTACGCGGGCTTCTCCGGCGCGATGCTGGTCTGGCTGCTGATCGAGACGACCCGCGCGGCGGAGGAGGACCGGCCGTCCGCGGCCGGTGGCCTGATCGCCTCGATCGCGCTGATCGCGGCCGCGCTCTGGCTGGAGCGGGCCTGCCGGGTGCCGGACCGGGACGACGACGCATCCGGATCCGGTCGAAAGCCGTGA
- the folP gene encoding dihydropteroate synthase, translating into MTDLRTLPGPVVMGILNVTPDSFSDGGRYANRDAAVAHGVAMRADGAALVDVGGESTRPGAGRVDADEESRRVLPVIRDLAAAGVRVTIDTTRASVAAAAIEAGAVAVNDVSGGLADPQMAKVVAAAGVPWILMHWRGHSQRMQQLAVYEDVVAEVRDELSRRVDEALAAGVAAENVIVDPGLGFAKGAAHNWELTRHLGTLLSLGFPLLFGASRKSYLGSLLADADGTPRPAGEQRDAATVATSVLAVAAGAWGVRVHQVRDTADALAVWRAAGAPRAVWPATDTSEAARPPAGGPGAVRPDDGGPGAVRPDDGAPGTEEA; encoded by the coding sequence GTGACTGATCTGCGCACCCTCCCGGGCCCGGTCGTGATGGGGATCCTCAACGTCACGCCGGACTCGTTCTCCGACGGCGGGCGGTACGCGAACCGGGACGCCGCGGTCGCGCACGGCGTCGCGATGCGCGCGGACGGCGCGGCCCTGGTCGACGTGGGCGGCGAGTCGACCCGTCCGGGCGCGGGCCGGGTGGACGCGGACGAGGAGTCCCGCCGCGTGCTGCCGGTGATCCGCGACCTCGCCGCGGCCGGCGTGCGCGTCACCATCGACACCACCCGCGCGTCCGTGGCCGCGGCCGCGATCGAGGCCGGCGCGGTCGCGGTCAACGACGTCTCCGGCGGGCTCGCGGATCCGCAGATGGCCAAGGTGGTCGCGGCTGCGGGCGTACCGTGGATCCTGATGCACTGGCGTGGGCACTCGCAGCGGATGCAGCAGCTCGCCGTCTACGAGGACGTGGTCGCGGAGGTGCGCGACGAGCTGTCCCGCCGGGTGGACGAGGCGCTGGCCGCGGGCGTCGCGGCGGAGAACGTGATCGTCGACCCCGGGCTCGGCTTCGCGAAGGGCGCGGCGCACAACTGGGAGCTGACCCGTCACCTCGGCACACTGCTCTCCCTGGGTTTCCCGCTGCTCTTCGGCGCCAGCCGCAAGTCCTACCTGGGCAGCCTGCTGGCCGATGCGGACGGCACGCCGCGCCCGGCCGGCGAGCAGCGCGACGCGGCCACGGTGGCGACCAGCGTGCTCGCGGTCGCGGCCGGTGCCTGGGGCGTCCGCGTCCACCAGGTCCGGGACACCGCCGACGCGCTCGCGGTCTGGCGGGCCGCCGGCGCTCCACGAGCGGTCTGGCCGGCCACCGACACGTCCGAGGCGGCCCGGCCACCCGCCGGCGGGCCGGGAGCGGTTCGGCCGGACGACGGCGGGCCGGGAGCGGTCCGGCCGGACGACGGCGCGCCGGGAACGGAGGAGGCATGA
- the folK gene encoding 2-amino-4-hydroxy-6-hydroxymethyldihydropteridine diphosphokinase has protein sequence MTRALLSIGGNLGDRERHLRDAVAGLGDTVLVVSGVYETPPWGDPDQPSYLNAAVMVAAADHGPRDWLETAWRLEAEAGRARDPERRFGPRTLDVDVIAVWGDDGTPVLRDDAELTLPHPRAHLRAFVLRPWIDIDPFGVLPGHGTLDVLLREGPAAADAGGIEPRPNIKLEF, from the coding sequence ATGACCCGCGCGCTGCTGTCGATCGGTGGCAACCTCGGCGACCGCGAGCGGCACCTGCGGGACGCCGTGGCCGGGCTGGGTGACACGGTGCTGGTGGTGTCCGGCGTGTACGAGACGCCGCCGTGGGGCGACCCGGACCAGCCGTCCTACCTGAACGCGGCCGTGATGGTCGCGGCGGCGGACCACGGCCCGCGCGACTGGCTGGAGACCGCGTGGCGGCTGGAGGCCGAGGCCGGCCGGGCCCGCGACCCGGAGCGCCGGTTCGGCCCGCGCACGCTGGACGTGGACGTGATCGCGGTCTGGGGCGACGACGGCACGCCGGTCCTGCGCGACGACGCGGAGTTGACGCTGCCGCATCCGCGCGCGCACCTGCGCGCGTTCGTGCTGCGCCCATGGATCGACATCGACCCGTTCGGGGTCCTGCCCGGTCACGGCACGTTGGACGTGCTGCTGCGGGAGGGCCCGGCGGCCGCCGATGCCGGAGGAATCGAGCCGCGGCCGAACATCAAGCTAGAGTTCTAA
- a CDS encoding ABC transporter permease: MQYADAPGNPWFSWQYLRDNADTVLSALVEHVTLTTQAVAFAAVVGLPLAVLAYWFRPLTGPILALSGVLYTIPSLALLAFVAPLVGTTRPASVLIALVLYALLLIVRNTLAGLNQLPAEVLDAAQGMGYGRFARLFRVDLPLAIPAILTGLRLATVSTVALVTVGSLIGYGGLGDLILGGFRNNFYKAEILVGTVLCVALGLLLDLLLAGAGRLLTPWTRGARG; the protein is encoded by the coding sequence GTGCAATACGCCGACGCACCCGGCAACCCGTGGTTTTCTTGGCAGTATCTGCGGGACAACGCCGATACGGTGCTGTCCGCGCTGGTCGAGCACGTGACGCTGACCACCCAGGCGGTGGCGTTCGCGGCGGTGGTCGGACTCCCGCTGGCCGTGCTCGCCTACTGGTTCCGGCCGCTCACCGGCCCGATTCTCGCACTCTCCGGCGTGCTCTACACCATCCCGTCGCTGGCCCTGCTCGCGTTCGTGGCGCCGCTGGTCGGCACCACCCGCCCGGCCTCGGTGCTGATCGCGCTGGTGCTCTACGCGCTGCTGCTGATCGTGCGTAACACGCTGGCCGGGCTCAACCAGCTGCCCGCGGAGGTTCTCGACGCGGCGCAGGGCATGGGGTACGGCCGGTTCGCGCGCCTGTTCCGGGTGGACCTGCCGCTGGCGATCCCGGCGATCCTGACCGGCTTGCGGCTGGCCACGGTCTCCACGGTCGCGCTGGTCACGGTGGGCTCGCTGATCGGCTACGGCGGGCTCGGCGACCTCATCCTGGGCGGTTTCCGGAACAACTTCTACAAGGCGGAGATCCTGGTCGGCACCGTGCTCTGCGTGGCGCTCGGCCTGCTGCTGGACCTGCTGCTGGCCGGTGCCGGGCGACTGCTCACGCCGTGGACGAGAGGTGCCCGCGGATGA